The Saccharopolyspora gloriosae genome has a segment encoding these proteins:
- a CDS encoding Rv2578c family radical SAM protein, which yields MRWENQRVSNEREQPLPLALDAPARGSGRAGLAEPGPGPVAAGTEDALAIEVQAKSIINRVPGGSGVPFRWTINPYRGCSHACRYCFARSTHTYLDLDSGHDFDSKIVVKVNAGALVRRELAHPRWTGEAVAMGTNTDPYQRAEGKYGLMREIIAALRDRANPFSVLTKGTLILRDLDLLRQAAEVAPVSVAVSIGSLQEQVWRAVEPGAPAPLRRVDVVRRLTDAGVGCSVMMAPILPGLSDAPEQLDETVATLVDAGATSITPLVLHLRPGAREWYHAWLSRDRPELLPLYERLYRNGAYAPKSYQDGVVERVRAAQVRHGMRAERPEAGFRQAAGAAERASDGSGQLALL from the coding sequence ATGCGATGGGAGAACCAGCGGGTTTCGAACGAGCGCGAGCAACCGCTGCCGCTGGCCCTCGACGCGCCCGCGCGCGGGAGCGGCAGGGCGGGGCTGGCCGAGCCGGGACCGGGGCCGGTCGCCGCGGGCACCGAGGACGCGCTGGCGATCGAGGTCCAGGCGAAATCGATCATCAACCGTGTGCCCGGCGGCTCCGGAGTGCCGTTCCGCTGGACGATCAACCCGTATCGAGGTTGCTCCCACGCCTGCCGGTACTGCTTCGCGCGCAGCACGCACACGTACCTCGACCTCGATTCCGGGCACGACTTCGACAGCAAGATCGTGGTCAAGGTCAACGCCGGAGCACTGGTCCGGCGGGAGTTGGCGCATCCGCGCTGGACGGGCGAGGCCGTCGCGATGGGCACCAACACCGACCCGTACCAGCGCGCGGAGGGGAAGTACGGCCTGATGCGGGAGATCATCGCCGCCCTGCGGGATCGGGCGAACCCGTTCTCCGTGCTGACCAAGGGCACGCTGATCTTGCGCGACCTGGACCTGTTGCGGCAGGCGGCCGAGGTCGCTCCGGTCTCCGTGGCGGTGTCGATCGGTTCGCTGCAGGAACAGGTGTGGCGGGCGGTGGAGCCGGGGGCGCCCGCTCCGCTGCGGCGGGTGGACGTGGTGCGGCGGCTGACCGACGCGGGCGTGGGGTGCTCTGTGATGATGGCGCCGATCCTGCCGGGCCTCAGCGATGCGCCGGAGCAGCTGGACGAGACCGTGGCGACCTTGGTGGATGCGGGTGCCACGAGCATCACGCCGCTGGTGCTGCACCTGAGGCCGGGTGCGCGGGAGTGGTATCACGCCTGGCTGAGCCGGGACCGGCCTGAGCTGCTGCCGCTGTACGAGCGGCTTTACCGCAACGGCGCCTACGCGCCGAAGTCGTATCAGGACGGTGTGGTCGAGCGCGTGCGCGCCGCGCAGGTGCGGCACGGCATGCGCGCGGAACGGCCGGAGGCGGGTTTCCGGCAGGCGGCCGGAGCCGCCGAGCGAGCGTCGGATGGCTCCGGACAGCTCGCGCTGCTGTGA
- a CDS encoding LysR family transcriptional regulator → MDRLETRELAYFIAVAEELHFGRAAERLGMAQPPLSRAIARLERRIGVALFERTSRRVELTAAGAVFLREGRRALDTMDTAVRRTRQAARPGPFTIAVRPGTGAGLLSELIHGYEGDPPEIVFTHDQPAALHEGTADIAVLCVGSDDLTDLRTIDLAEEMPVALVPAGHRLSQEVSVTSEELRQEQAFEPACPPQTLDEIFDSVPLGRLITVIGSSGIARPSATVAVVPVSDMPPTRLVLGWPSGTPAHPALAEFTRAARAWAPTSA, encoded by the coding sequence ATGGATCGGTTGGAGACGCGCGAGCTCGCCTACTTCATCGCCGTCGCCGAGGAGTTGCACTTCGGCAGGGCCGCCGAACGGTTGGGCATGGCGCAACCTCCTCTTTCCCGGGCCATCGCCCGGCTGGAGCGGCGCATCGGCGTCGCTCTGTTCGAGCGAACCAGCCGGCGGGTCGAGCTCACCGCCGCCGGAGCCGTCTTCCTGCGGGAAGGAAGACGGGCACTGGACACCATGGACACGGCGGTGCGTCGCACCCGGCAGGCCGCGCGGCCTGGGCCGTTCACCATCGCGGTCCGGCCAGGGACAGGGGCCGGTCTGCTCTCCGAATTGATCCACGGCTACGAGGGGGACCCGCCCGAGATCGTCTTCACCCACGATCAGCCTGCGGCGCTGCACGAAGGGACCGCTGACATCGCCGTGTTGTGCGTCGGATCCGACGACCTGACGGATCTGCGCACGATCGACCTCGCCGAGGAGATGCCGGTCGCCCTGGTGCCTGCCGGTCACCGCCTGTCCCAGGAGGTGAGCGTGACGTCGGAAGAACTCCGCCAAGAGCAGGCCTTCGAGCCCGCGTGTCCGCCGCAGACCCTGGACGAGATCTTCGACAGCGTCCCTCTCGGCCGGCTCATCACCGTCATCGGCTCCAGCGGCATCGCGAGACCGAGCGCGACCGTGGCGGTGGTGCCCGTATCGGACATGCCTCCCACCCGTCTTGTGCTGGGCTGGCCGAGCGGCACGCCCGCGCATCCCGCGCTCGCGGAGTTCACGCGGGCCGCCCGCGCCTGGGCGCCCACCTCGGCGTGA
- a CDS encoding nuclear transport factor 2 family protein, producing MSEQRRVQEVLARYVRATDQRNGKAQGALFTADATVQIYAKTGPDGYEKVGEPVRGGAGVEYAVNNFMAPHPEGGSSHHTTSDHIIEIDGDHAHLNAQFIVFEVRALTRPAEGRQAGRSRRSTGGGPPHRVRVLRHGPATHGRRMEDHPPPSSDGHARGARGDLSDLHRRQQSARPHEHQAGAPPSARSTEP from the coding sequence ATGAGCGAGCAACGCCGCGTTCAAGAAGTGCTGGCGCGCTACGTCCGCGCCACCGACCAGCGAAACGGCAAAGCTCAAGGCGCGCTGTTCACGGCCGACGCCACCGTCCAGATCTACGCCAAGACCGGACCGGACGGCTACGAGAAGGTCGGCGAACCCGTCCGCGGCGGTGCCGGCGTCGAGTACGCGGTCAACAACTTCATGGCTCCCCACCCCGAAGGCGGTTCCAGCCACCACACCACGTCGGATCACATCATCGAGATCGACGGCGATCACGCCCACCTCAACGCCCAGTTCATCGTCTTCGAGGTCCGCGCCTTGACCCGCCCTGCGGAGGGCAGGCAGGCAGGCAGGAGCCGCCGGAGCACAGGCGGCGGTCCACCCCATCGAGTCCGGGTACTACGACACGGACCTGCGACGCACGGACGGCGAATGGAAGATCACCCACCACCGAGTTCTGATGGACATGCCCGTGGCGCTCGCGGAGACCTGAGCGACCTCCACCGACGGCAGCAGAGCGCCCGCCCCCACGAACACCAGGCGGGCGCTCCGCCGTCGGCTCGTTCCACTGAGCCATAG
- a CDS encoding NAD(P)/FAD-dependent oxidoreductase, translating into MSTAVVVGGGPNGLAAAVALAKAGVQVTVLEAAAEVGGGTRSGEAILPGLLHDHCSAFHPMAAGSEFLNGLGLERHGLSWRWPEIDCVHPLDNGDAGVLWRTVARTARGLGADGRRWQLLFERPSAGYDSLAEDITGPMLRLPKHPLRLARFGVPTLLPASLLARCFATERARALFAGVAAHAFQPLHRPLSSAIGLGILTAGHRYGWPVAAGGSQSITAALAALLTELGGKIETGVTVKKASELPAAEVILFDLAPGAVAEILGDRLPRRIARAYRRFRHGPGTFKVDFAVDGGVPWLNADARRAGTVHVGGGLPEIASAERDVSAGRLPERPFVLVGQQYLADPARSVGDVHPVWTYAHVPNGYTGDATELIIGQIERFAPGFRGRIVGKAVRTTTDMAMHNPNFVGGDILTGAKDASQLILGPRTALNPYSAGVPGVFLCSAATPPGPGAHGMCGAHAARAALRYLGARG; encoded by the coding sequence ATGAGCACCGCAGTGGTGGTGGGCGGCGGGCCGAACGGGCTCGCCGCCGCGGTGGCGCTGGCCAAGGCCGGAGTGCAGGTCACGGTGCTGGAAGCCGCCGCGGAGGTCGGCGGCGGCACGCGCTCCGGCGAGGCGATCCTGCCGGGGCTGCTGCACGACCACTGCTCGGCGTTCCACCCCATGGCCGCCGGTTCGGAATTCCTCAACGGCCTCGGCCTGGAACGCCACGGCCTGTCGTGGCGGTGGCCGGAAATCGACTGCGTGCATCCGCTGGACAACGGCGATGCCGGAGTGCTGTGGCGGACGGTAGCGCGAACCGCCAGGGGGCTCGGCGCGGACGGACGCCGCTGGCAGTTGCTCTTCGAGCGCCCCTCGGCTGGTTACGACTCGTTGGCCGAGGACATCACCGGGCCGATGCTGCGGTTGCCGAAGCACCCGTTGCGGTTGGCGCGGTTCGGCGTGCCCACCCTCCTTCCCGCATCGTTGCTCGCTCGCTGTTTCGCCACGGAACGCGCCAGAGCGCTGTTCGCCGGCGTCGCGGCCCATGCCTTCCAGCCACTGCACCGGCCGCTCAGCTCGGCCATCGGCCTGGGCATCCTGACGGCGGGGCACCGGTACGGCTGGCCCGTCGCGGCCGGGGGATCGCAGTCGATCACCGCGGCGCTCGCGGCCCTGCTCACCGAGCTCGGCGGCAAGATCGAAACGGGCGTCACCGTCAAGAAGGCTTCGGAGCTGCCGGCGGCAGAGGTGATCTTGTTCGACCTCGCGCCCGGGGCGGTCGCTGAAATCCTGGGTGACCGGCTGCCGCGACGGATAGCGCGTGCTTACCGGCGATTCCGCCACGGCCCGGGCACCTTCAAAGTGGATTTCGCCGTCGACGGGGGCGTGCCCTGGCTCAACGCGGACGCTCGTCGGGCCGGCACGGTCCACGTGGGCGGTGGTCTCCCCGAGATCGCCTCGGCGGAACGGGACGTTTCTGCCGGGCGCCTGCCCGAACGCCCGTTCGTCCTCGTCGGTCAGCAGTACCTCGCCGACCCCGCGCGATCGGTCGGCGACGTTCACCCGGTGTGGACGTACGCGCACGTTCCGAACGGCTACACCGGAGACGCAACCGAGCTGATCATCGGCCAGATCGAGCGTTTCGCCCCCGGCTTCCGCGGCCGAATCGTGGGCAAGGCGGTCCGCACCACAACGGACATGGCGATGCACAACCCGAACTTCGTCGGCGGAGACATCCTCACGGGCGCCAAGGACGCGTCCCAGTTGATCCTGGGACCTCGTACCGCGTTGAACCCCTACAGCGCCGGCGTGCCGGGCGTCTTCCTCTGCTCGGCCGCAACACCGCCCGGTCCGGGCGCGCATGGCATGTGCGGAGCGCACGCGGCTCGGGCGGCCCTGCGCTACCTGGGGGCGCGCGGCTGA
- a CDS encoding DUF3556 domain-containing protein, which produces MTPKELMMGFKAADFPPVEVAEFLEKPLRERVKTLALHWVEYGFGSPKVIHTTYILKLLVLYVLGGVALATWTSGAGAVWDVAGWWDEPIVYQKLVLWTMLLEAVGFAGSWGPLAGKFKPMTGGILFWARPGTIRLRPWRSVPFTSGDRRTVVDVVAYLGLLAALFAAIVLPGVPSDSLSAVLPANTTGLVNATPTIAAIALLVLVGLRDKTVFIAARSEQYLPAMVFFVALPFGDMVIALKLLIISVWVGAGVSKFGHHFSNVVPPMVSNSPCIPSRWLKRAHYRDFPRDVRPSGLARVMAHVGGTCVEIGTPLVLLLSTNHLVALGGAVLMVVFHIFITSTFPLAVPLEWNVLFGYAAVVLFLGFPNWQGYAVWDMSSPWLAAAIIAGLAFFPILGNLRPDLVSFLPSMRQYAGNWASALWAFAPGAEAKLNGVKRPTTNQVDQLQAIGYSPEVAEVTLQQTVGWRSMHSQGRGLLSLLYNHVPDIDDWTVREGEFSCNSLIGFNFGDGHLHGEDLLAAVRNQCDFEPGEFIVVWVESQAIHSSVQHYKVIDVAEGVIERGTWKVADAVREQPWLPNGPIPVRVTWSRGSQAATTPHRRSGLDRGTDEQRTTA; this is translated from the coding sequence ATGACACCGAAGGAGTTGATGATGGGGTTCAAGGCAGCCGATTTCCCGCCTGTCGAGGTAGCGGAATTCCTCGAAAAGCCGTTGCGTGAACGCGTGAAGACGCTGGCCCTGCACTGGGTCGAATACGGCTTCGGGTCACCGAAGGTGATCCATACGACGTACATCCTCAAACTGCTGGTCCTCTACGTCCTGGGCGGAGTCGCGCTGGCGACCTGGACATCCGGTGCCGGAGCGGTCTGGGACGTCGCGGGTTGGTGGGACGAGCCGATCGTGTACCAGAAGCTCGTCCTGTGGACGATGCTGCTGGAGGCAGTCGGTTTCGCCGGGTCGTGGGGACCGCTGGCGGGCAAGTTCAAGCCGATGACCGGAGGAATCCTGTTCTGGGCTCGTCCGGGAACGATCCGCTTGCGCCCGTGGCGGAGCGTCCCGTTCACGTCCGGGGACCGGCGAACGGTCGTCGACGTCGTCGCCTACCTCGGGCTGCTCGCCGCGTTGTTCGCGGCGATCGTGCTGCCGGGCGTGCCGAGTGACTCCTTGTCCGCCGTGCTGCCCGCCAACACGACCGGTCTGGTCAACGCCACTCCGACGATCGCGGCGATCGCCTTGCTGGTTCTCGTCGGCCTGCGGGACAAGACGGTTTTCATCGCGGCGCGCAGCGAGCAGTACCTGCCCGCCATGGTCTTCTTCGTCGCCCTTCCCTTCGGCGACATGGTGATCGCGCTCAAGCTGCTGATCATCAGCGTCTGGGTCGGGGCGGGAGTGTCGAAGTTCGGTCACCACTTCTCCAACGTCGTGCCCCCGATGGTGAGCAACAGCCCCTGCATTCCCAGCCGGTGGTTGAAGCGGGCGCACTACCGCGATTTCCCGCGTGATGTCCGGCCATCGGGGTTGGCCCGCGTCATGGCTCACGTCGGCGGGACCTGCGTCGAGATCGGCACTCCGCTCGTTCTCCTGCTCTCCACGAACCACCTGGTGGCCCTGGGCGGTGCTGTGCTGATGGTGGTGTTCCACATCTTCATCACATCGACCTTCCCGCTCGCGGTGCCGCTGGAGTGGAACGTCCTGTTCGGTTACGCCGCCGTCGTGCTGTTCCTCGGATTTCCGAACTGGCAGGGGTACGCCGTGTGGGACATGTCGTCGCCGTGGCTGGCGGCGGCGATCATCGCGGGCCTGGCGTTCTTCCCGATTCTGGGCAACCTGCGCCCGGACCTGGTGTCCTTCCTGCCTTCGATGCGGCAGTACGCAGGCAACTGGGCGTCCGCGCTCTGGGCGTTCGCGCCCGGCGCGGAGGCCAAGCTCAACGGTGTGAAGCGGCCGACGACGAACCAGGTGGACCAACTCCAGGCGATCGGCTACTCGCCCGAGGTCGCCGAGGTCACCCTCCAGCAGACCGTCGGCTGGCGGTCGATGCACAGCCAGGGACGCGGGTTGCTCTCCCTGCTGTACAACCACGTCCCCGACATCGACGATTGGACCGTGCGCGAAGGGGAGTTCTCCTGCAATTCGCTGATCGGATTCAACTTCGGCGACGGTCACCTGCACGGGGAGGACCTGCTCGCGGCGGTGCGGAACCAGTGCGATTTCGAGCCGGGTGAATTCATCGTGGTCTGGGTCGAGTCCCAAGCGATTCACAGCAGCGTTCAGCACTACAAGGTCATCGACGTCGCGGAGGGCGTCATCGAGCGGGGGACGTGGAAGGTGGCCGACGCCGTGCGGGAGCAGCCGTGGCTGCCGAACGGGCCGATTCCGGTGCGAGTGACGTGGTCTCGCGGATCTCAGGCCGCCACGACGCCGCACCGCAGGAGCGGCCTGGACCGGGGCACCGACGAACAGCGGACCACGGCATGA
- a CDS encoding class I adenylate-forming enzyme family protein has protein sequence MTWWDASICVPPDFGGGVCPTRFCLRRTKPSGIFIATGHGAGHIRIRIVDSPRLRRGDQDGFMNLSDLPAMRAAQDPDGPAIADESVEMTNAEFRSAVVVAAGVLRSRGIAPGDVVAIMLPNSVSFVVGLFAAWRVGATVTPVNPSLAAGEVAHQLADSAAKLVVTAPECVAALPASVDAITDLGAHSGDIEVPGGEPSSLDLALLIYTSGTTGRPKGVMLDYGNLAAMCAMMIEVFEFDGAAHSLLILPLFHVNGIVVSILSPLLSGGRVTIAGRFDAASFFERVERSRPTYFSGVPTIFAKLAALPGESAPDTSSLRFAVCGAAPASSELLGRFEDRFGVPIVEGYGLSEGTCASTVNPLRGERKPGTVGPPLPGQSIRVVGSDGSEVGPGALGEVQVQGRNVMRGYLNRPEETAATITDGWLRTGDIGYLDENGYLTLVDRAKDMLIRGGENIYPKEIENVVHQLPEVFEAAVVGRPHPLLGEEPVLVVSPSDGAILNEDEIRAHLHGKISKFKIPVAIVIADSLPKNPVGKIDKTVLRKRFAAELV, from the coding sequence TTGACCTGGTGGGACGCCTCAATCTGCGTTCCTCCGGATTTCGGGGGCGGGGTTTGCCCGACGCGGTTTTGTCTCCGGAGGACAAAGCCGTCGGGAATCTTCATCGCGACAGGACATGGTGCAGGTCACATCCGGATTCGTATCGTCGATTCGCCACGGTTACGACGAGGTGATCAGGACGGTTTCATGAATCTCTCGGATTTGCCCGCCATGCGTGCCGCACAAGATCCCGATGGGCCGGCGATCGCCGATGAATCGGTGGAAATGACGAACGCCGAATTCAGGTCCGCAGTTGTGGTGGCAGCGGGTGTCCTGCGGTCTCGCGGGATCGCACCGGGCGACGTCGTGGCGATCATGCTGCCCAACAGCGTCTCGTTCGTAGTGGGCTTGTTCGCCGCGTGGCGGGTCGGCGCGACGGTGACACCGGTCAACCCCTCGCTGGCAGCGGGCGAGGTCGCACATCAGCTCGCCGACTCCGCCGCGAAGCTGGTCGTCACCGCGCCGGAGTGCGTCGCTGCGCTGCCCGCCTCGGTTGATGCGATCACCGACTTGGGGGCGCACTCCGGGGACATCGAAGTCCCGGGAGGAGAACCGAGTTCCCTCGATCTCGCCTTGCTGATCTACACGAGCGGCACCACGGGCCGCCCCAAGGGCGTCATGCTCGACTACGGGAACCTCGCCGCGATGTGCGCGATGATGATCGAGGTCTTCGAATTCGACGGTGCGGCGCACAGCCTGCTGATACTGCCGTTGTTCCACGTGAACGGCATCGTGGTGAGCATCTTGTCGCCGCTGCTGTCGGGAGGCCGCGTCACCATCGCCGGGCGGTTCGATGCGGCGTCGTTCTTCGAACGGGTCGAGCGAAGCCGGCCCACGTACTTCTCGGGCGTGCCGACGATCTTCGCCAAGCTGGCCGCTCTCCCCGGCGAATCCGCGCCCGACACCTCCTCGCTGCGGTTCGCGGTGTGCGGTGCCGCGCCGGCGAGCTCGGAACTCCTCGGCAGGTTCGAAGATCGCTTCGGCGTGCCGATCGTCGAAGGTTACGGCCTGTCGGAGGGCACCTGCGCCAGTACGGTCAATCCGCTTCGCGGCGAGCGCAAACCTGGAACCGTCGGGCCGCCGCTGCCGGGGCAGTCGATCCGGGTCGTCGGCTCTGACGGGTCCGAAGTCGGCCCGGGGGCATTGGGCGAGGTCCAAGTTCAAGGACGCAACGTAATGCGCGGTTACCTCAACCGGCCGGAGGAGACCGCCGCGACGATCACCGATGGGTGGCTTCGCACCGGCGATATCGGGTACCTGGACGAGAACGGCTACCTCACCCTGGTCGACCGCGCGAAGGACATGCTGATTCGCGGCGGTGAGAACATCTATCCCAAAGAGATCGAGAACGTCGTGCACCAGTTGCCCGAGGTGTTCGAAGCAGCTGTCGTCGGGCGCCCGCACCCGCTTCTCGGTGAGGAACCGGTGCTGGTCGTTTCCCCGTCCGATGGCGCAATCCTCAATGAAGATGAGATCCGCGCCCACCTGCACGGGAAGATATCCAAGTTCAAGATTCCCGTCGCGATAGTGATCGCGGATTCGCTGCCGAAAAATCCGGTGGGCAAGATCGACAAGACCGTCCTCCGGAAGCGATTCGCGGCCGAACTGGTTTAG
- a CDS encoding CdaR family transcriptional regulator, with product MTTGNERTDRDVVDRWAAVVAADLNSRLTGETLTIKKVLESKITELRGDAPLLELLGASIEGNVDTILHTLQHDIAAEHLEAPAAAMEYARRLAQRGVPVNALIRAYRLGQRTLLDSALKQLERTDLDATLHLAVAHRIITVVSDYIDWISQQVVDVYERERERWLATRSSLRTVRVRELLSETDAPTAAGDADLGYSLNQHHLALILWLPDTGRERINDLEQASQAIADCAEVVRAPLFVASDRVSGWAWLPLGERAAVDHARIRRCVTRRTDSLSIAAGTVAHGRSGFRTSHRRAQLARDIALLASSDRRVTFYDEPGLPTIALLSKSTKDTKDWVEEVLGPLAANTDNAERLRGTLREFLSKGSSYKAAAEVLNLHYNTVKYRVKKAEEERGAPIRADRLDIELALHACRWLGASVLRGEHS from the coding sequence ATGACGACAGGTAACGAGCGCACCGACCGCGATGTCGTAGACCGGTGGGCAGCCGTCGTCGCGGCGGATCTCAACAGCCGCCTGACCGGGGAAACGCTGACGATCAAAAAAGTGCTGGAATCGAAGATCACCGAACTTCGCGGCGACGCCCCACTCTTAGAACTCCTCGGTGCGAGCATCGAAGGGAACGTCGACACCATTCTGCACACCCTCCAGCACGACATCGCAGCCGAACACCTCGAAGCACCCGCCGCAGCGATGGAGTACGCGCGGCGCCTCGCGCAGCGGGGTGTTCCCGTCAACGCGCTCATCCGGGCGTATCGGCTCGGACAACGAACCTTGCTCGACAGCGCGCTGAAACAACTGGAACGCACCGACCTCGACGCGACGCTCCACCTCGCGGTGGCGCACCGCATCATCACCGTGGTCTCCGACTACATCGACTGGATCTCACAGCAAGTCGTCGACGTGTACGAGCGCGAACGCGAGCGCTGGCTGGCCACCCGGAGCAGTCTGCGCACCGTGCGCGTGCGCGAACTCCTCAGCGAAACGGACGCACCGACCGCCGCCGGCGACGCCGACCTCGGCTATTCGCTGAACCAGCACCACCTCGCATTGATCCTCTGGCTCCCCGATACCGGCCGCGAACGGATCAACGACCTCGAACAGGCCTCGCAAGCCATCGCCGACTGCGCCGAGGTCGTCCGCGCGCCGCTGTTCGTCGCCTCCGACCGGGTTTCAGGCTGGGCCTGGCTCCCGCTGGGCGAACGAGCTGCCGTAGATCACGCCCGGATCCGCCGATGCGTCACCCGACGCACCGATTCGCTGTCCATCGCAGCGGGCACCGTGGCCCACGGCCGTTCCGGATTCCGCACGAGTCACCGGCGTGCCCAGCTCGCCCGCGACATCGCGCTGCTGGCGAGCAGCGACCGCCGCGTCACCTTCTACGACGAGCCCGGACTGCCGACGATCGCGCTGCTCAGCAAGAGCACCAAGGACACCAAGGACTGGGTCGAAGAGGTCCTCGGACCGCTCGCGGCGAATACCGACAACGCGGAGCGGCTTCGGGGCACGTTACGAGAGTTCCTGTCGAAAGGATCGAGTTACAAGGCCGCGGCCGAAGTGCTCAACCTCCACTACAACACCGTGAAGTACCGCGTGAAGAAAGCTGAAGAAGAGCGCGGGGCTCCCATCCGAGCAGACCGTCTGGACATCGAACTGGCCCTCCACGCTTGCCGATGGCTGGGCGCATCCGTGCTCAGAGGCGAGCACTCCTGA
- a CDS encoding YibE/F family protein encodes MTDVPPAGPPGGGEHRRPRPGRPQPPRRPGSDSGGPPPGSAPGSGARSGPAHGSQPGPAERPDATGPRSRRRRPAGPETGPQSGEQRPTGGEPAASPGPSGSATAIGHGHDGPPASRTVKRLLAIALVPFALAAIVGTVLLYPFGHQQRTGADLGLGQYPVNGEVIAAEEGGCGDSGGCVTLQVRMADGPNPGRTIAQVMPTEPGTPRFAVGDQVVLSYAGANPQEESSYQVVDFQRGNPLIVLGLVFAAAVLLLGRWQGLAALGALVLSFVVLIGFVLPAILAGENPLLVSVVGSGLIMFVVLYLTHGFSARTSTAVLGTLLSLALIGGLSALFSATTQLTGLDDDTSSLIAALGTPIDARGLLLAGIVIGALGVLDDVTVTQTSAVWELQRANPTLGWRKLYSAGLRIGRDHVASAVNTLVLAYAGASLPLLLAYSLSGRSFGEIISTQAVSQEVVRTLVGSIGLVAAVPITTLIAALVAARETGGAARSTAAERAGAAAAESATIRVPRRPRPPQAPTS; translated from the coding sequence GTGACCGACGTGCCTCCAGCAGGGCCTCCCGGCGGCGGAGAGCATCGCCGACCTCGCCCCGGCAGACCGCAACCGCCGCGCCGCCCCGGATCGGACTCCGGCGGCCCCCCGCCGGGCTCCGCACCCGGATCCGGCGCCCGCTCCGGGCCTGCGCACGGTTCTCAGCCCGGCCCGGCCGAACGCCCCGACGCGACCGGACCACGCTCCCGGCGACGCCGTCCGGCAGGCCCGGAGACCGGCCCCCAGAGCGGCGAGCAGCGGCCTACCGGCGGGGAACCCGCCGCCTCCCCCGGCCCGAGCGGCAGCGCCACCGCCATCGGGCACGGGCACGACGGTCCGCCCGCCTCCCGCACCGTCAAGCGCCTGCTCGCGATCGCCCTGGTGCCGTTCGCACTGGCCGCCATCGTCGGCACCGTCCTGCTCTACCCCTTCGGCCACCAGCAGCGCACGGGCGCCGACCTGGGACTCGGCCAGTACCCGGTCAACGGTGAGGTCATCGCCGCCGAAGAGGGCGGCTGCGGCGACTCCGGCGGCTGCGTCACCCTCCAGGTGCGGATGGCCGACGGCCCGAACCCCGGCCGCACCATCGCCCAGGTGATGCCCACCGAACCCGGCACTCCGCGCTTCGCCGTCGGCGACCAGGTGGTGCTGTCCTACGCGGGCGCCAACCCGCAGGAGGAGTCGTCCTACCAGGTCGTGGACTTCCAGCGGGGCAATCCGCTGATCGTGCTCGGCCTGGTGTTCGCCGCCGCCGTGCTGCTGCTGGGGCGGTGGCAGGGGCTCGCCGCGCTGGGGGCGCTGGTGCTGAGCTTCGTGGTGCTGATCGGATTCGTGCTGCCCGCGATCCTGGCCGGGGAGAATCCGCTGCTGGTCTCGGTGGTCGGGTCCGGGCTGATCATGTTCGTGGTGCTGTACCTGACGCACGGCTTCTCCGCGCGCACGTCCACGGCCGTGCTCGGGACGTTGCTGAGCCTGGCGCTGATCGGCGGGCTCAGCGCGCTGTTCTCCGCCACGACCCAGCTCACCGGACTGGACGACGACACTTCCAGCCTCATCGCCGCGCTGGGCACCCCGATCGACGCGCGCGGGCTGCTGCTGGCCGGGATCGTGATCGGCGCGCTCGGCGTGCTCGACGACGTGACCGTCACCCAGACCAGTGCGGTGTGGGAGTTGCAGCGGGCCAACCCGACGCTCGGCTGGCGCAAGCTCTACAGCGCCGGACTGCGGATCGGCCGGGACCACGTGGCCTCGGCGGTGAACACGCTCGTGCTCGCCTACGCGGGCGCTTCGCTGCCGCTGCTGCTGGCCTACTCGCTGTCCGGCCGCAGCTTCGGCGAGATCATCAGCACCCAGGCGGTCTCGCAGGAGGTCGTGCGGACCTTGGTCGGCAGCATCGGCCTCGTCGCCGCGGTACCGATCACCACGCTGATCGCGGCCCTGGTCGCCGCCCGCGAAACCGGCGGCGCCGCCCGCAGCACCGCCGCGGAACGAGCGGGTGCCGCCGCCGCGGAGAGCGCCACGATCCGCGTTCCCCGGCGTCCTCGCCCCCCGCAGGCACCGACCAGCTGA
- a CDS encoding MarR family winged helix-turn-helix transcriptional regulator, with amino-acid sequence MNAPPDHVARIQAEWARERPDLDVSPQRVIGRLHRLAAHLTEELCVVYRRHGLSEGEFDVIAALRRAGEPFERAPGELARFTMVTTGAMTKRISRLEDAGLVTRRPATDDGRGRVVALTPAGRELFDQAFTDHMRNEHRLLEAMTPAEADQLETLLTTWLARIETT; translated from the coding sequence ATGAACGCCCCGCCCGACCACGTCGCCCGCATCCAGGCCGAGTGGGCACGTGAACGCCCGGACCTCGACGTGTCCCCGCAGCGGGTGATCGGCAGACTGCACCGCCTCGCGGCGCACCTCACCGAGGAACTCTGCGTGGTCTACCGGCGACACGGCCTCAGCGAAGGCGAGTTCGACGTGATCGCGGCTCTGCGCCGCGCCGGAGAACCGTTCGAACGGGCACCGGGTGAGCTCGCCCGGTTCACGATGGTGACCACCGGGGCGATGACCAAACGGATCAGCCGGCTGGAAGACGCCGGGCTCGTCACCCGCAGGCCCGCCACCGATGACGGTCGCGGCCGGGTTGTCGCCCTCACCCCGGCGGGCAGGGAGCTGTTCGACCAGGCGTTCACCGACCACATGCGCAACGAGCACCGGCTCCTCGAAGCCATGACACCCGCCGAGGCCGACCAGCTCGAAACGCTGCTCACCACCTGGCTGGCTCGCATCGAAACGACCTGA